Part of the Caulobacter sp. SL161 genome is shown below.
CACCCAGTCGCTGGGATCGCTGAGGCCGCATCCGGCCGACCCCCGTCTGTTGATCGGCCAGCATGTGGGCGCAGGTCCGATGGTGCTGGCCAGCCCCTGGCCGCGCATCGTGGCGCCCGCCGACTTCGACACTCGCTTCCGGGGCGAGGCGCGAGACCTGGTCCTGGCGCACGAGCGCGTCCACCTGGCGCGCGGCGACGCCCAGATCAACGCCCTGGTCGTCGCTCTCCAGTGCCTGTGCTGGTTCAATCCGCTGGTTCATCTGGGCGCGCACCGCCTGCGCCTGGACCAGGAAATGGCCTGCGACGAGGCCGTTCTCGCGCGCCGTCCCGAGGCTCGGCGGCTCTATGCCGAGACCCTGCTCGACACCCTCTTGGCTCCCCGCGTCGTTCCGTTCGGCTGCCATTGGCCGGCCGGCGGCGCTCATCCCCTGAAGGAGAGACTGATCATGCTGAACATCCCCACCAGAAGCCGCGCGAGGCGGGCGGCGGGCCTTGCCCTCGTCGCGCTGGTCGGCCTGGCCGGCGCCGGCGCCGTCTGGGCCGCCGAGGCGCGACCCGCGCCCGTGATCACCAAGCCCAACTGGATCGCCAAGCCGACCGCCCAGGACATGGCGCGCTTCTATCCAGCGACGGCCGTCGCCGCCAAGGCGGAAGGGTTCGCAGTGATTGATTGCCGCGTCACCGCCGCCGGCCAACTGACCGCTTGCAAGGTTCTGCGCGAAAGCGCGGACGCCCATGGCTTCGGCGCGGCGGCGCTGCAGGTGGCCCTATTGTTCCAGATGAGTCCGCAGACCATCGACGGTAAGCCCGTCAACGGCGGACAGGTGACCATTCCCATCCGCTTCTCTGTTCCGCAGACCTAGATCGTCTGAGACTCTGCAACGAGAGGACCGCCGGCCAGCCCCGGCGGTCCTCGAACCCGTTTCGGCGCCGCGTGGGGATGCGCGGCGCCGGGACGATCCTACCCCCCCGCCAGTTGGGCGGCCGCCAGGGCCAGCAGCGGGATGCCGAGGATCAGGTTGAAGGGGAAGGTCACGCCCAGCGACAGGGTCAGATAGACCCCGGCGTCGGCCTTGGGCAGGGCCATGCCCATGGCCGCCGGAGCGGCGATGTACGAGGCCGAGGCCGCCAGCACCGCCAGGGCGGCGAGGTCTCCGGCCGGCAGACCGGCCAGCCAGCCCAGGACGAGCGCGAGCGAACCGCCCAGGATGGGCAGCACGACGCCCATGGCCAGGAGGCCGAGCTTGAAACCCCGCGCGGCGGCCAGCTGCTGGCCGGCCCGAACCCCCAGGCCCAGCAGGAACACGCAGAGCACGCCCTGGAAGACCGGCCCGGTGAAGGTCGCCAGCTTGGCGCCCCCCTGGTGGCCGGTGATCAGGCCGATGAAGAAGCCGCCGATCAGCACCACGCTGGCCGCGTTCAGCAGCACCTCATGGGCCAGCTTGCCGGCCGAGACGCGGTCGGGATCCTTGCCGTGCGCGCCGTCGCGGGTGGCGATCGCGGCGATGGCGATGGCGGTGAGCAGTCCGGGCGTCTCCATCAGGGCCAGCACGGCCGACATGTAGCCGCCCGGGGCCTGGCCGATCGACGACAGATAGCTCTGGGCCGCCGCGAAGGTCACCACCGACACCGAGCCGTAGTGGGCGGCGGTGGCGGCGGCGGTGATGGTGTTCAGCCCCGTGCGCTTGAGCAGGGCGTAGGCGGGCAGGGGCAAGAGGAAACTCAAGACCAGACCCAGGCCCGCG
Proteins encoded:
- a CDS encoding sodium-dependent bicarbonate transport family permease, whose translation is MRGVFVDLVTQTVAAAAGNLLQPAVLFFALGLIAALARSDLALPSEAAKTLSLILMLCIGFKGGVEARAHGLDAGFLKAAGLGLVLSFLLPLPAYALLKRTGLNTITAAATAAHYGSVSVVTFAAAQSYLSSIGQAPGGYMSAVLALMETPGLLTAIAIAAIATRDGAHGKDPDRVSAGKLAHEVLLNAASVVLIGGFFIGLITGHQGGAKLATFTGPVFQGVLCVFLLGLGVRAGQQLAAARGFKLGLLAMGVVLPILGGSLALVLGWLAGLPAGDLAALAVLAASASYIAAPAAMGMALPKADAGVYLTLSLGVTFPFNLILGIPLLALAAAQLAGG